A portion of the Manduca sexta isolate Smith_Timp_Sample1 chromosome 20, JHU_Msex_v1.0, whole genome shotgun sequence genome contains these proteins:
- the LOC115456431 gene encoding insulin-related peptide 2, with product MKVVLLLCVVAVICVAGQTKLNLCGRPLSEARALLCFGAQTVNKRDSNSLSLSDGEDKIVEDDWPWDGRRAALSASWSRSKRQGIVNECCYKSCEISEILTYC from the exons ATGAAAGTGGTTCTTCTCCTCTGCGTGGTGGCCGTGATTTGTGTTGCTGGtcaaactaagctgaatctgtGCGGCAGACCATTGTCCGAAGCGCGCGCTTTGCTTTGCTTCGGAGCTCAGACGGTCAACAAACGGGACTCGAACTCGCTATCACTCT CTGATGGAGAAGACAAGATTGTGGAAGATGATTGGCCTTGGGACGGGCGCAGAGCCGCTCTGAGTGCAAGCTGGTCGCGATCCAAACGGCAAGGAATCGTCAATGAATGTTGCTACAAATCGTGCGAGATCAGCGAGATACTTACCTACTGCTAA
- the LOC115456393 gene encoding lachesin, which yields MHNPRQYYIILFTAKLIYYVHNYKIFNTISFIDAPKFLDSGTNVTAVIGRDATLTCSVKNLQNYKVAWLRVDTQTILTIGPHVITKNHRVGVSRGDQAWSLTLRDIRMSDGGRYMCQINTEPMITQTHHLHVSVPPDIVNSSSSGEVIIREGENVSLHCSASGTPPPTITWRREDSALMKIGKQTVGKWSGVWLNLTAVSRNMNGAFLCIATNGVPPSVSKRILLRVLCSPSLWTAQKMVGVYVGETVILQCRIEASPPPILYWMHSEENRLKNDSKHTINIKFENFKHSITLKINNVSREDTGLYQCHAENSLGAAHNDVILYTLATTSTSSTMSSTAEELPTVTTSIQPYAELEMSVNNRQLPDEDNFVVVLSQHQMQNLELSPSS from the exons atgcaTAATCCTcggcaatattatattatactattcaCTGCGAagctaatatattatgtacataattataaaatatttaatacaatatcttTTATAGATGCCCCAAAATTTCTGGACTCTGGCACCAATGTTACAGCAGTTATCGGAAGAGATGCCACATTGACGTGCAGCGTTAAGAATCTGCAGAATTATAAG GTAGCATGGCTGCGAGTGGATACCCAGACGATACTCACAATAGGTCCTCATGTGATAACGAAGAACCACCGTGTGGGTGTGAGCCGAGGGGACCAGGCGTGGTCGCTGACTCTACGAGACATCAGGATGAGCGACGGCGGACGATACATGTGCCAGATCAACACTGAACCTATGATCACCCAGACTCATCATCTTCACGTGTCAG TTCCACCAGACATCGTGAATTCGAGTAGTAGCGGCGAAGTAATAATACGGGAAGGTGAGAACGTGTCGCTTCATTGCTCTGCGTCGGGTACACCGCCACCAACGATTACTTGGCGACGAGAAGACTCAGCGCTAATGAAAATCGGAAAACAGACAG TGGGCAAGTGGAGTGGCGTGTGGCTCAACCTAACTGCAGTGAGTCGTAACATGAACGGCGCATTTCTGTGCATCGCTACAAACGGCGTACCTCCTTCAGTGAGCAAGCGGATACTCCTCCGTGTGCTGT GTAGCCCTTCCCTATGGACGGCTCAGAAAATGGTTGGAGTTTACGTCGGTGAAACCGTTATTTTGCAATGCAGAATCGAAGCTTCGCCGCCGCCGATATTGTATTGGATGCATTCAGAAGAAAATAGACTAAAAAATG ATTCGAAgcacacaataaatattaagtttgaaAACTTCAAGCACTCGATTACACTCAAAATCAATAATGTTTCAAGAGAAGACACAGGTTTATATCAATGTCATGCAGAGAACTCTCTCGGAGCTGCCCATAATGACGTAATACTTTATA CCTTAGCCACGACTTCAACGTCGAGTACAATGTCATCGACAGCAGAAGAATTGCCAACTGTGACCACATCCATTCAGCCAT atgCTGAGCTAGAAATGAGTGTCAACAACAGGCAGCTTCCGGACGAAGACAATTTCGTAGTAGTTCTCAGTCAACATCAAATGCAAAACTtgg AACTGTCGCCGAGTTCGTGA
- the LOC115456398 gene encoding uncharacterized protein LOC115456398 yields MQLELKSSENYTYWFFNDVPSVLPNLGVMAAKIAYNNFEWRYTTLILFNTMQSFIQAFFMTYKRPVVIKLSQGTPVKFINIKQYVIFGETSADIIRIMRWLDGSEYDRTGRYIIICSSKNVLQCDKNQIFKKLSKLHISNVVALKTAKNGEAAAYSYDVIKPGICYNSEPDRIEVMLNCQNDSCFSNLYPDKFNNIHLCPWLVSAIEEPPYMMYLNKSAPSGFDGDILKMIADNLNATLNIKTPNELEWGRYVNYSWTGSFGDIINNRVDAAICTSPYNPYIHDNFQTSRIYYYNDIVWAARVPSLTPPWEKLLHPLGNLLWIILLLIFIGIVLANNCLKTIIWKKSCIQRNFVLHSWLLFLGMPIHKLPSKKAYLIIIYTWVWFCFIIRYAYQAALFDALSYRSYRQHFKTCNEVFQYPYGGASSLREHYRLEHDVYEKWINLDMNEIYRILDEILDGTTEFIIAGKVDMIKNHVKYYNGTKILQIVPQTIVRIPSVIYFRKDSPFIAPVDRILSTLSETGFIEIAYRKHLSIFSKWRKPGLASAQPFHNALSVEYFAGTFIVLSVGWIVSLSVFAIEVVWGILLKKRHK; encoded by the coding sequence ATGCAACTAGAATTGAAATCATCTGAAAACTACACATATTGGTTTTTTAACGACGTTCCTTCTGTGCTGCCAAATTTGGGAGTTATGGCTGCTAAAATCGCGTATAACAATTTCGAGTGGCgatatacaactttaatcttGTTCAACACTATGCAATCCTTTATACAGGCCTTTTTTATGACCTATAAGCGCCCCGTGGTAATAAAACTTAGCCAAGGTACGCCagtcaaatttataaatattaaacaatatgtgATATTTGGTGAAACATCAGCAGATATAATACGCATCATGCGTTGGCTTGATGGATCAGAATATGACAGGACGGGAAGATACATAATTATATGCTCTTccaaaaatgtattacaatGCGATAAAAATCAGATCTTCAAAAAACTATCTAAATTGCATATATCAAATGTTGTAGCTCTAAAAACAGCCAAGAATGGCGAAGCGGCGGCTTATTCGTACGATGTTATCAAACCAGGAATATGTTACAACAGTGAACCTGACAGAATAGAAGTAATGCTAAATTGTCAAAATGATTCGTGTTTCTCCAATTTATATCCTGATAAATTCAACAATATTCACCTTTGTCCATGGCTTGTGTCGGCTATAGAAGAACCGCCGTATatgatgtatttaaataaatcagcGCCTTCAGGTTTTGATGGCGACATATTGAAAATGATTGCGGACAATCTAAATGCAACTCTGAATATCAAGACACCAAATGAACTCGAATGGGGTCGGTATGTAAATTACAGTTGGACTGGATCCTTTGGTGACATTATAAATAATCGCGTTGATGCCGCAATATGTACGTCTCCTTACAATCCTTATATACATGATAATTTTCAAACATCTCGCATATACTATTATAATGATATCGTATGGGCGGCCAGAGTGCCTTCACTCACACCACCTTGGGAAAAACTTTTGCATCCCTTAGGTAATCTTCTttggattatattattattgatatttatcgGTATCGTATTGGCGAATAACTGTTTAAAAACAATCATTTGGAAAAAATCTTGTATACAACGCAACTTTGTGCTTCACTCGTGGTTACTATTCCTCGGGATGCCTATACACAAATTGCCCTCGAAAAAGgcatatttaatcataatttatacctgGGTGTGGTTTTGTTTCATTATAAGATACGCTTATCAAGCAGCACTCTTCGATGCATTGAGTTACCGGTCATATCGACAGCACTTCAAAACTTGCAACGAGGTTTTCCAATATCCGTATGGCGGGGCCTCTTCACTAAGAGAACATTATCGCTTAGAACATGATGTATATGAAAAGTGGATTAATTTGGACATGAATGAAATTTACCGTATTTTAGACGAGATCCTGGACGGAACTACAGAGTTCATTATAGCAGGCAAGGTAGATATGATAAAAAACCATGTAAAGTATTACAAcggtacaaaaatattacaaattgtacCACAGACTATAGTGCGTATTCCTTCTGTCATATATTTTAGGAAGGATTCTCCATTCATAGCTCCGGTAGACCGAATTTTGAGCACATTATCTGAAACTGGGTTTATTGAAATTGCGTATAGGAAACACTTGAGTATCTTTTCGAAATGGCGTAAACCCGGCCTTGCATCTGCCCAGCCTTTTCATAATGCTCTATCTGTAGAATATTTTGCCGGAACTTTTATTGTATTGTCCGTAGGTTGGATCGTCTCTTTGAGTGTCTTTGCTATTGAAGTAGTGTGGGGAATTTTACTAAAGAAAAGgcacaaataa
- the LOC115456397 gene encoding uncharacterized protein LOC115456397 — protein MSISEITATMSTHGATNSVQGLAETAAKIALRNFEWRFVTFVYFNTTWIFGVEHFLNSYTKTVIVGKGRFYPTFTDKTRQFVLFADDVQSMAATLDWLESHLFYNTGKFIVVCQSLNQQECDETQAMQTFWDHKIVNVVFLKEENVAVGYTYFPMYDSSCSKTVAVKVNITEPDNLFIKKLTNLNKCTIIGSTFPQIPFMDLKDGIPAGSDGNLLNVLGEGLNATIKIMTPRFGNGWGKLEANGSWSGSLADVYYDIANFSMTSAALTLARFSYFQMSTAYYSARVVWVAHPAVLKPASLKLLHPFQQTAQIAIGLSFFLVVLCALLTKTNIWSKFSNTIKLTKPRSSIVFYSWMICMGLPSTKLPTKRAFVYISVYWMWYCFLMRTFYQVCLISALQGNFYYEEFNSIDDAVEANYPFGGGGALKDYYIGESVVHDNWVDIETPDILPRMLNISKGMKFVLAMSMETARVIKKEKRLPLHILPVKVAVSPTVIFFKKYSPLEDPVSRMLSRLTESGFSDKFYKKYAGAKPHENMNEASNEPIAIEHYTGCYAVLLFGWITSTVFFLMELYYEKICKKINGLQIMSPHSHKHAL, from the coding sequence ATGTCGATTAGTGAAATAACTGCAACCATGTCAACACACGGTGCTACGAATTCCGTTCAAGGATTAGCTGAAACCGCTGCTAAAATAGCTTTACGTAATTTTGAGTGGCGTTTTGTTACTTTTGTGTACTTCAATACCACATGGATATTCGGCGTCGAACATTTTCTCAATTCATACACAAAGACTGTTATTGTTGGCAAAGGCAGGTTTTACCCAACCTTCACCGATAAAACTCGCCAATTTGTTCTCTTCGCTGATGATGTTCAGAGCATGGCTGCAACTCTTGACTGGCTTGAATCTCACCTGTTCTACAACACCGGAAAGTTCATAGTTGTATGCCAATCATTAAATCAACAAGAATGTGATGAAACACAGGCCATGCAAACTTTCTGGGATCATAAGATTGTTAACGTGGTTTTCCTCAAAGAAGAAAACGTTGCGGTTGGTTATACATATTTTCCTATGTACGACAGTAGTTGTAGCAAAACTGTTGCAGTGAAAGTAAATATCACAGAGCCTGATaatctgtttataaaaaaacttacaaatttgaataaatgtacAATTATCGGCTCTACTTTCCCACAGATACCATTCATGGATTTAAAAGACGGTATACCAGCAGGATCTGATGGCAACTTATTAAACGTACTCGGCGAAGGGCTGAACgcaactattaaaataatgactCCGCGTTTTGGAAATGGATGGGGAAAGCTTGAAGCAAATGGATCGTGGTCCGGCTCACTAGCAGATGTATATTACGACATAGCCAACTTCTCTATGACCTCAGCAGCACTGACCTTAGCAAGATTTTCGTACTTCCAAATGTCTACCGCGTACTATTCAGCGAGAGTCGTATGGGTCGCGCATCCAGCTGTATTAAAACCTGCAtctctaaaattattacatCCATTTCAACAGACAGCACAAATAGCTATTGGCCTTAGTTTCTTTCTGGTTGTTTTATGTGCTTtacttacaaaaacaaatatatggtCCAAGTTCAGTAACACAATCAAATTAACCAAACCGCGCAGCAGCATTGTCTTCTACTCTTGGATGATCTGCATGGGATTGCCGTCGACTAAACTCCCAACAAAGCGTGCCTTCGTTTATATTTCCGTTTATTGGATGTGGTATTGTTTCTTAATGAGAACGTTTTACCAAGTGTGTCTCATAAGCGCACTAcaaggtaatttttattatgaagaaTTTAATTCGATTGATGACGCGGTTGAAGCAAATTATCCCTTCGGAGGTGGTGGCGCTCTCAAAGATTATTATATTGGTGAATCCGTTGTTCACGATAATTGGGTGGATATAGAAACGCCAGATATTCTTCCTAGAATGTTAAACATTTCTAAAggaatgaaatttgttttagcAATGAGTATGGAAACAGCTAGAgtcattaaaaaagaaaaaagattgCCTTTACATATCTTACCGGTAAAGGTAGCAGTTAGTCCGACtgtcatattttttaagaaatattcacCTTTAGAGGATCCCGTCAGTCGCATGTTGAGTCGATTGACGGAATCTGGATTTTCtgataaattttacaaaaaatatgctgGGGCCAAACCACATGAAAATATGAACGAAGCTAGCAATGAACCAATAGCTATAGAACATTATACGGGCTGCTATGCAGTATTGCTGTTTGGATGGATAACATCAACCGTATTTTTCCTTATGGAGCtttattacgaaaaaatatgtaaaaaaatcaacgGGTTACAAATCATGTCCCCACACAGTCATAAACACGCCCTCTAA